The nucleotide window CATTTACCAGAAGACTCAAAATCTTTACTTTATCATAATATTGAAAACAACAAGCAAATAATAACAAAAGCCTGGATTGGATATAGTGGCAATGAAATTTATGAAATGAAAATCAAGTTTGGGAAAAAAGCTATAGAAAATTATAAAAATAATAAAAGTTTAATCGAATGCATTCCAGGAAATAATGAAGTTCCGAATTGGATAAAGTTATTTATGGAAGATAAAAAGATTGAAATTCAATTAAAATAATAACTGTTGCTAACCTGAGTTAATACCCGCTCCGTAAAGTCTCAGATACGACTGACAATTTATTGTGATTAAGAATATTGTTATGAACAGAAGAACATTAATAAAATAAAGCTATACATGAAAAAAAAATTACTATTAGGAATATTGTTCTCTGTTTCAATTTCTTTTCACATTAAAGCTCAGGATTTTCCACAAAAATTTGAAAAGGAATTTTGCACTTGTTTATCTGGTAAAACAAATTATACTGATGAAACATTTAAAACTTGTTCCTATGAAGTAATGTCAAAACTTCAGAAAGATTTTGAAAACTTCCATAATAGCACAGCTAACAAAAACAGAAATGATTTCATGAAAGACCTTATGATCAGATTAATAAATAATTGTGATCCTTTCTATATTCATATGGCTGATGTAAAGAAAACAGGGATGGACAAGTTTAGAAATGATTACAAAGAAATGAGTATTGATTCTCTAAAAAATAAATTTACTGAAACAAAGCTTTTAACTGATTATTGGGAAATAGCCAATTGGTATTTTGCCCATAATGAAAATGAACTGGCTGAAAGGATTTATAAAGAAATTTTAAAAAATGAACCTGATCAAATAGAAGCTGCTTATATGCTAGGAGCACTTTATGATGAATTGGGAAAATACCGGGAAGCAAAAGTTTTATACGACAAAGTATATGAAAACACAGGAAATATACAGTATAGATTATATTCGGAAATGGACTTGAAAAAGATAAAATAACTATTAAATTCTTCATAAATAAAACATAGACCTTTTCATTTTTCTTATGAATCCGGATAGAATCATAATATATTACTGCATAATTTAAATGTTCAACAAGAATTTATATTAAATTCTTTTTTGATATTTTCGTAGTAAGCCATTAAAATCATATTATCTATGGGAATAACAATTCATTTTGAAGGACGACTTAAAAATGAAGAAAGCTACAATACATTAGTAAAAAAAGTAATTGAGTTTTCATCATTTCAAGAATGGGATTATTTTCAATTTGAAAATGAATCTGTAACTCTGAAAAGAGTAAAAGACGAAGAAAATGTAAACTATGAAGGTCCTACCAAAGGTGTTCATATACAACCTCACGAAAATTCAGAACCCTTAATTTTCGAGTTTGATAAAGATTTGTACATTCAGGAATTCTGCAAAACCCAATTTGCATCCACTGAAATACACATAAAAATAATTGAATTACTTGAGATTTTAAAAGAATATTTCGAATGTCTCAATGTTGTTGATGAAGGAGAGTATTGGGAAACAAAAAATTATGATCAACTAGAAGAACATTGGGAAAACTTCTATATAGCTATGGATAGAACAATTCAGGAAAATAGCAGTTTGCAGGGGCCATTCAAACTTAAAAGTGGCAGAATCATTGATCTGATGTAAAAGCAATTCTAGAAAAATTCTCTTCAACTTTTTCCTATCTTTAAAACATGGTTACTCTCTTAAAGTCCAGTACTAAAATAGTCCGGACTCTTATAAAGAAAATCAGATAAAAACAAATACACTAAACCTCATACCATTGAAAACAAAATTATTATTCCTGTTATTTTTAAGTTCACTGCTGGCTCATGCACAAACGCTTAATTTTAAAAGTCTCGCCAATATGTCTTTAGGGAGAGGAGCTACAACCAGTGTCATTGTAGATGATAATATCTATGTGAGCAACGGATATCAGGAAAGCGGAGGTATGGCCAATTATATTGAAAAATACAATATTACAGACAACAAATGGAGTCTTCTCAATGTTAGTATCAGTCCTAAAAAATTTGCTAATTCGGAGACGTATGATAATAAAATCTATATTTTTAACGGCTGGGGAAACAGCCATCTTGAAATTGTAGATCTTGCAACCCTGAAAGTAACGAAGGGAGCTGTTAACCGCTCCTATACAGGAAATGCCGGTTCTGCCATCCATAACGGAAAAATATATGTGTTCGGCGGCAGCGGACTGAATGGCGCTGCAACAACCGCATTTTCCAACAGATTCCAATATTATGATATTGCTTCAGATACCTGGCATCCATTACCGGATATGCCCACCTCCAGAGAAGCAAAGGGCAAAATTGTGAATGATAAATTGTATGTCATTGGCGGTTTCAACGGTACTTCATCCCGCCTGATCAATATCTACGACATCAACACCAATCGCTGGACCGATCAGATTACGATGCCGGCCGGGATATCAGGACATTCATTAGCGGTATCCGGTGATAAGATTTTTATTGCAGGAGGTTATAATAATCAGACGTTTCTGGCCTATTTTGATACCGCAACCAATAAATTCCATCAGCTGTCATCCAATATGATTCCCAGAAGACACGCTGCAGCGGAAGTTTATAACAATAAATTATACATCATCGGCGGAAGTACAACTTCTGTAACCAAATCAGCTATTAAAAGCTTACAGGCAGCAGATATTTCTGAAAACGCGCTCTCTTCAAATACAGCCGGGGAAGACCGTGAGACTAAAACAAGAGTGTATACCAATGCATCTAAAGATGGTTTTATCATCAGCAATAAAAATAACAGCAATCAATTTGAGTTTACCGTGTACTCTTTAGATGGAGAAGTGATCAACAGAGGCTTTGCCTAT belongs to Chryseobacterium gleum and includes:
- a CDS encoding tetratricopeptide repeat protein, which gives rise to MKKKLLLGILFSVSISFHIKAQDFPQKFEKEFCTCLSGKTNYTDETFKTCSYEVMSKLQKDFENFHNSTANKNRNDFMKDLMIRLINNCDPFYIHMADVKKTGMDKFRNDYKEMSIDSLKNKFTETKLLTDYWEIANWYFAHNENELAERIYKEILKNEPDQIEAAYMLGALYDELGKYREAKVLYDKVYENTGNIQYRLYSEMDLKKIK
- a CDS encoding Kelch repeat-containing protein; its protein translation is MKTKLLFLLFLSSLLAHAQTLNFKSLANMSLGRGATTSVIVDDNIYVSNGYQESGGMANYIEKYNITDNKWSLLNVSISPKKFANSETYDNKIYIFNGWGNSHLEIVDLATLKVTKGAVNRSYTGNAGSAIHNGKIYVFGGSGLNGAATTAFSNRFQYYDIASDTWHPLPDMPTSREAKGKIVNDKLYVIGGFNGTSSRLINIYDINTNRWTDQITMPAGISGHSLAVSGDKIFIAGGYNNQTFLAYFDTATNKFHQLSSNMIPRRHAAAEVYNNKLYIIGGSTTSVTKSAIKSLQAADISENALSSNTAGEDRETKTRVYTNASKDGFIISNKNNSNQFEFTVYSLDGEVINRGFAYYNRNIDLSKVQRGTYIFSFKDEKGVLQKIRIVR